One part of the Pannonibacter sp. XCT-53 genome encodes these proteins:
- a CDS encoding DUF2189 domain-containing protein produces the protein MPEQTTPPAQSHRPDPVVMVIQVEDIVDALAEGLRDFRRAPKFGLFFGAIYALGGLAIILTASALHMSYLSYPLAAGFALVGPFIACGLYEVSRRIERNEPLTWPAILGAVWAQRGREISWMAFVVLFVTIMWMYQVRLLLALFLGFGSFSSFGAFLETVVSTPEGLMFLAVGHVVGALLSVILFSLTVISFPLLLDQDRDFITAMITSVRAVVASPVPMIGWALVVTVTLIVSMIPAFMGLLITLPVLGHTTWHIYRSCVLPDRTAVSSGGAGLQSPEPSPSSSSAPA, from the coding sequence ATGCCGGAGCAGACCACGCCGCCCGCCCAGAGCCACCGGCCGGACCCGGTGGTGATGGTGATCCAGGTGGAGGACATCGTCGACGCGCTGGCGGAGGGCCTGCGCGACTTCCGGCGAGCGCCGAAGTTCGGGCTGTTCTTCGGCGCGATCTATGCGCTTGGCGGCCTGGCGATCATCCTGACCGCCTCGGCGCTGCACATGAGCTACCTCAGCTATCCGCTCGCCGCCGGCTTTGCGCTGGTCGGCCCGTTCATTGCCTGCGGCCTCTATGAGGTGAGCCGGCGGATCGAACGCAACGAGCCGCTCACCTGGCCGGCAATCCTCGGAGCGGTGTGGGCGCAGCGCGGGCGCGAAATCTCCTGGATGGCCTTCGTCGTCCTGTTCGTGACGATCATGTGGATGTACCAGGTGCGCCTGTTGCTGGCACTGTTCCTGGGCTTCGGATCGTTCAGCTCCTTCGGCGCGTTTCTGGAAACCGTGGTGTCGACGCCGGAAGGGCTCATGTTCCTCGCCGTCGGTCACGTGGTCGGTGCCCTGCTGTCGGTGATCCTGTTCTCGCTGACGGTGATCTCGTTCCCGCTGCTCCTCGACCAGGACCGCGACTTCATCACCGCGATGATCACCAGCGTGCGGGCGGTGGTGGCCTCGCCGGTGCCGATGATCGGCTGGGCACTGGTGGTGACCGTGACCCTGATCGTCTCGATGATCCCGGCCTTCATGGGCCTCCTGATCACCCTGCCGGTGCTGGGCCACACGACCTGGCACATCTACCGCAGCTGCGTGCTGCCGGACCGGACCGCCGTCTCGAGCGGCGGCGCCGGGCTTCAGTCGCCGGAGCCCTCGCCGTCGTCGTCCTCGGCCCCCGCCTGA
- the dapE gene encoding succinyl-diaminopimelate desuccinylase, with translation MTEVLSSAVTIARDLLRCPSVTPAEGGALQALEKTLQSAGFAVSRVTFSDTGTPDIENLFATIGEGRPHFVFAGHTDVVPPGDLAAWRHGPFDGTIEDGVLYGRGAVDMKGGIASFAAAALAFLADRGPAFGGTISFLITGDEEGPAVNGTVKLLDWAKAQGHRFDACIVGEPTNPAALGDAIKVGRRGSLSGTITVTGTQGHVAYPHLARNPIPGLLQLLAALDGLTLDQGNDRFEPSNLEIVSVDVGNPAFNVIPARAEGRFNIRYNDIWTLAGLKDRITATLQAAAPQGLAYTLDFKRDASESFLTHDETLIRSLSDAVEAETGRRPDLSTGGGTSDARFIKNHCPVVEFGLVGQTMHKVNECVALDDLDRLAAIYLRFLQAYFPRREG, from the coding sequence ATGACCGAAGTCCTCTCCTCCGCCGTCACCATCGCCCGCGACCTGCTGCGCTGTCCGTCTGTCACTCCGGCGGAGGGTGGGGCCCTGCAAGCGCTTGAGAAGACGCTGCAATCCGCTGGCTTCGCGGTCTCGCGCGTCACCTTTTCCGACACCGGCACACCGGACATCGAGAACCTCTTCGCCACCATCGGCGAGGGCCGGCCCCACTTCGTCTTCGCCGGCCACACCGATGTCGTGCCCCCTGGCGACCTCGCCGCCTGGCGGCACGGTCCCTTCGACGGCACCATCGAGGACGGGGTCCTCTACGGCCGTGGCGCCGTCGACATGAAGGGCGGCATCGCCTCCTTCGCCGCAGCCGCGCTTGCCTTCCTGGCTGATCGCGGCCCGGCCTTCGGCGGCACGATCTCGTTCCTCATCACCGGCGACGAGGAGGGGCCGGCCGTCAACGGCACGGTCAAGCTGCTCGACTGGGCGAAGGCGCAGGGACACCGGTTCGATGCCTGCATCGTCGGCGAGCCGACCAACCCGGCGGCGCTGGGGGATGCGATCAAGGTCGGCCGTCGCGGTTCGCTGTCCGGCACCATCACTGTCACCGGCACGCAGGGCCACGTCGCCTATCCCCACCTGGCGCGCAACCCGATCCCCGGCCTGCTGCAGCTCCTGGCCGCGCTGGACGGCCTGACGCTGGATCAGGGCAACGACCGTTTCGAGCCCTCCAATCTGGAAATCGTCTCGGTCGATGTCGGCAACCCGGCCTTCAACGTCATCCCGGCGCGCGCCGAAGGCCGCTTCAACATCCGCTACAACGACATCTGGACGCTGGCCGGTCTCAAGGACAGGATCACCGCGACCCTGCAGGCGGCTGCCCCGCAGGGGCTCGCGTACACGCTCGACTTCAAGCGCGACGCCAGCGAGTCCTTCCTCACGCATGACGAGACGCTGATCCGCAGCCTGTCCGACGCCGTCGAGGCGGAGACCGGGCGTCGCCCGGACCTGTCCACCGGCGGTGGCACCTCGGATGCGCGGTTCATCAAGAACCATTGCCCGGTCGTCGAGTTCGGGCTGGTCGGTCAGACCATGCACAAGGTCAACGAATGCGTGGCGCTGGACGATCTCGATCGCCTGGCGGCCATCTATCTCCGCTTCCTGCAGGCCTACTTCCCGCGCAGGGAGGGCTGA
- a CDS encoding diguanylate cyclase domain-containing protein, giving the protein MKRHPFPTDDKSPQAPAAGTAAGRPAETSQNGRVQSLLAALEDQGDIDLKALAELARGIAGCARGFVAILEGAQTIVVNAGAGGTLVLNTSETLCSHVVRQGKPVEYPDLRLEPHLADHPSLAAGLCFYAGFPLRDVDGDIIASLCVQDHAPRPGGLDDGTRAMLSHLGLIASRVLITRNHTTWLRDFLDIASDWVWEHDPVHGITFLPTEVNTPARKAQSEGDAEPLTYEASPELLALLANHDPAQPLRDRRYQTMHRGQMHSISITARARYGRDGSFLGYRGICRDVTVEEESRRQMEYLARHDPLTGLANRIGFKSAVDAAFSEWQDSGDPATLLLLDLDNFKVINDTYGHAAGDELLKVLAGRLQACVSSDATIARLGGDEFAILDPALRSDLGIEDCAATLVRALSDPVHVDGRSVSCGVSIGIALLPRDGGTPDQLLGNADLALYAAKSEGRGRFKQFQLPMRERIDNLDRLKRGVLRARQDGALDIGLREIRSLADNSLIGAHAVAVWNRPDGSRRVLDQLHDELGSSREALDLGCWLLEESAMLARAWQAVARRPLRLRVGLAPAQLAEPGLPMRVRAILARATLAPETLQIDLSAGMLAALTPDMQASLRQMKADGVRIGLTGYGRGATTAAQLLAAGVDRVGLNLTSAGQTVDSDPHRLAQALARLALDLGIAVSADGVTSRAEERTLALAGADEFLLATTAPLKPQAAFLRLLSRQDGGLDAPVATASAM; this is encoded by the coding sequence GTGAAGCGGCACCCTTTCCCGACGGACGACAAAAGCCCCCAGGCACCTGCTGCCGGGACCGCTGCCGGCCGGCCGGCCGAGACGTCCCAGAACGGACGCGTCCAGAGCCTGCTTGCCGCCCTCGAGGATCAGGGCGACATCGACCTGAAGGCCCTGGCAGAACTGGCCCGGGGCATCGCCGGCTGTGCGCGCGGGTTCGTTGCCATCCTGGAGGGGGCGCAGACGATCGTCGTCAACGCCGGCGCCGGCGGCACCCTGGTCCTGAACACCAGCGAGACGCTGTGCAGCCATGTGGTGCGGCAGGGCAAGCCGGTCGAGTATCCCGACCTGCGGCTCGAACCCCATCTGGCCGATCACCCGAGCCTCGCGGCGGGGCTTTGCTTCTATGCGGGTTTCCCGCTGCGCGACGTGGACGGCGACATCATCGCCTCGCTCTGCGTGCAGGACCATGCGCCCCGACCGGGCGGACTGGACGACGGCACGCGCGCCATGCTCTCGCATCTCGGCCTGATCGCGTCGCGCGTCCTCATCACGCGCAACCACACCACCTGGCTGCGCGACTTCCTCGACATTGCCTCGGACTGGGTGTGGGAACATGACCCGGTGCATGGCATCACGTTCCTGCCCACGGAGGTCAACACCCCCGCGCGGAAGGCGCAGTCCGAAGGAGACGCCGAACCGCTGACCTACGAGGCAAGCCCGGAGCTTCTCGCCCTCCTTGCCAACCATGATCCGGCCCAGCCGCTGCGCGACCGGCGCTATCAGACCATGCACCGCGGTCAGATGCACAGCATCAGCATCACCGCCCGGGCGCGCTACGGCCGCGACGGCAGCTTCCTCGGCTACCGCGGCATCTGCCGCGATGTCACCGTCGAGGAGGAAAGCCGGCGCCAGATGGAGTATCTCGCCCGGCATGACCCGCTGACCGGGCTTGCCAACCGCATCGGCTTCAAAAGCGCCGTCGATGCTGCCTTTTCGGAGTGGCAGGACAGCGGTGACCCGGCGACGCTGCTGCTGCTCGACCTCGACAACTTCAAGGTGATCAACGACACCTACGGCCATGCGGCCGGCGACGAATTGCTGAAGGTGCTTGCCGGGCGGCTGCAGGCCTGCGTGTCCTCGGATGCAACGATCGCCCGTCTGGGCGGCGACGAGTTTGCCATCCTTGATCCGGCGCTGCGCAGCGATCTGGGCATCGAGGATTGCGCCGCGACGCTGGTGCGGGCGCTGTCGGATCCGGTCCATGTCGACGGCCGCAGCGTGAGCTGCGGTGTCAGCATCGGCATCGCCCTGCTGCCGCGCGACGGCGGCACGCCCGACCAGCTGCTCGGCAACGCCGATCTGGCACTCTACGCCGCCAAGTCGGAGGGGCGCGGCCGCTTCAAGCAGTTCCAGCTGCCGATGCGCGAACGCATCGACAACCTCGACCGGCTGAAACGCGGCGTGCTGCGGGCGCGGCAGGACGGGGCGCTCGACATCGGGCTGCGCGAGATCCGGTCCCTTGCAGACAACAGCCTGATCGGTGCCCATGCGGTGGCCGTCTGGAACCGCCCCGACGGCAGCCGGCGTGTGCTGGACCAGCTGCACGATGAGCTGGGCTCCTCCCGCGAGGCGCTCGACCTGGGATGCTGGCTGCTGGAGGAATCGGCGATGCTCGCCCGCGCCTGGCAGGCCGTGGCGCGCCGGCCGCTCCGGCTGCGCGTGGGCCTTGCACCGGCGCAGCTCGCCGAGCCCGGCCTGCCGATGCGGGTGCGGGCCATCCTCGCCCGCGCGACACTGGCGCCCGAGACGCTGCAGATCGACCTCAGCGCCGGAATGCTGGCTGCCCTGACCCCGGACATGCAGGCCAGCCTGCGGCAGATGAAGGCCGATGGTGTCCGCATCGGTCTGACCGGCTATGGCCGTGGTGCGACCACGGCAGCGCAGCTTCTCGCTGCCGGGGTGGACCGGGTCGGCCTCAACCTCACGTCTGCAGGCCAGACCGTCGACAGCGACCCGCATCGCCTGGCGCAGGCCCTGGCGCGGCTGGCGCTGGACCTGGGGATTGCCGTGAGCGCCGATGGCGTGACCTCGCGGGCCGAGGAGCGGACACTGGCGCTGGCCGGTGCCGACGAGTTCCTGCTGGCGACCACCGCACCGCTGAAGCCGCAGGCAGCCTTCCTGCGCCTCCTGTCGCGCCAGGACGGCGGCCTGGACGCCCCCGTCGCCACCGCCTCCGCGATGTAG
- the argB gene encoding acetylglutamate kinase → MTTPDYLSNAHIIAQALPYMQRYDKKRVVVKYGGHAMGDAELGRAFARDITLLRQSGVHPVVVHGGGPQIGSMLKRLGIVSEFKGGLRVTDKATVEIVEMVLAGSINKEIVQSINAEGGRAVGLCGKDGNLVKARKLTRTMVDPNSHIEQIVDLGFVGEPSTVNPTMLELMLKEDLIPVVAPVAPGEDGETYNINADTFAGAIAGALNASRLLFLTDVPGVLDKDGKLIKQLTVARAHELIADGTISGGMIPKVETCIEALERGVEGVVILDGKVPHAVLLELFTDRGVGTLLCK, encoded by the coding sequence ATGACCACCCCGGACTACCTCAGCAACGCGCATATCATCGCCCAGGCCCTGCCCTACATGCAGCGCTACGACAAGAAGCGCGTGGTGGTGAAGTACGGCGGCCACGCCATGGGCGACGCCGAGCTTGGCCGGGCCTTTGCGCGCGACATCACGCTGCTGCGTCAGTCGGGCGTGCATCCGGTGGTCGTCCACGGCGGCGGGCCGCAGATCGGCAGCATGCTGAAGCGCCTCGGCATCGTCTCCGAGTTCAAGGGCGGCCTGCGTGTCACCGACAAGGCCACCGTCGAGATCGTCGAGATGGTGCTCGCCGGCTCGATCAACAAGGAAATCGTCCAGTCGATCAACGCAGAGGGCGGGCGCGCGGTCGGCCTGTGCGGCAAGGACGGCAACCTCGTCAAGGCCCGCAAGCTGACCAGGACGATGGTCGATCCCAATTCGCACATCGAGCAGATCGTCGACCTCGGCTTCGTCGGGGAACCCTCGACGGTGAACCCGACGATGCTGGAGCTGATGCTGAAGGAAGACCTGATCCCGGTCGTGGCGCCCGTCGCCCCCGGCGAGGACGGCGAGACCTACAACATCAACGCCGACACCTTTGCCGGCGCCATTGCCGGGGCGCTGAATGCCTCGCGCCTGCTGTTCCTCACCGACGTGCCCGGCGTGCTCGACAAGGACGGCAAGCTGATCAAGCAGCTCACCGTTGCCCGCGCGCATGAGCTCATTGCCGACGGGACCATCTCGGGTGGCATGATCCCGAAGGTCGAGACCTGCATCGAGGCGCTCGAGCGCGGCGTCGAAGGCGTCGTCATCCTGGACGGCAAGGTGCCGCATGCCGTCCTGCTCGAACTCTTTACCGACCGCGGCGTCGGCACGCTGCTGTGCAAGTGA
- the dapD gene encoding 2,3,4,5-tetrahydropyridine-2,6-dicarboxylate N-succinyltransferase — protein MSHDLAQLAAVIDAAFENRATIDTHTKGEIRDAVETTLNLLDRGQLRVAVKQADGSWHVNQWAKKAVLLSFRLNPMDVIKGGPGEATWWDKVQSKFDGWSGVNFEEAGFRAVPGSIVRRSAFIGKGVVLMPSFVNLGAFVDEGTMVDTWATVGSCAQIGKHVHLSGGVGIGGVLEPLQAGPVIIEDNCFIGARSEVVEGVIVREGAVLSMGVFIGASTKIIDRATGDVFVGEVPAYSVVVPGSMPGKPLPDGTPGPSLYCAVIVKRVDAQTRAKTAINELLRD, from the coding sequence ATGTCGCACGATCTTGCCCAGCTTGCCGCCGTCATCGATGCCGCGTTCGAGAACCGCGCCACCATCGACACCCACACCAAGGGTGAGATCCGCGACGCCGTCGAGACCACGCTGAACCTGCTCGACCGCGGCCAGCTGCGCGTGGCGGTCAAGCAGGCGGACGGGTCCTGGCACGTGAACCAGTGGGCGAAGAAGGCGGTGCTCCTGTCGTTCCGCCTCAACCCGATGGACGTGATCAAGGGCGGCCCGGGCGAGGCCACCTGGTGGGACAAGGTGCAGTCCAAGTTCGACGGCTGGAGCGGCGTGAACTTCGAGGAAGCCGGCTTCCGTGCCGTGCCGGGCTCGATCGTCCGCCGGTCGGCCTTCATCGGCAAGGGCGTGGTGCTGATGCCGTCCTTCGTCAATCTCGGCGCCTTCGTCGATGAGGGCACCATGGTCGACACCTGGGCCACCGTCGGCTCCTGCGCCCAGATCGGCAAGCACGTGCATCTGTCCGGCGGCGTCGGCATCGGCGGCGTGCTGGAGCCGCTGCAGGCGGGCCCGGTCATCATCGAGGACAACTGCTTCATCGGTGCCCGCTCGGAAGTCGTCGAGGGCGTGATCGTGCGCGAGGGCGCCGTGCTGTCCATGGGCGTGTTCATCGGCGCCTCGACCAAGATAATCGACCGGGCGACCGGCGACGTCTTCGTCGGCGAGGTGCCGGCCTATTCGGTGGTGGTGCCGGGCTCCATGCCGGGCAAGCCGCTGCCGGACGGCACGCCGGGCCCGAGCCTCTACTGCGCCGTCATCGTCAAGCGCGTGGATGCCCAGACGCGCGCCAAGACCGCGATCAACGAGCTGCTGCGCGACTGA
- a CDS encoding LysR substrate-binding domain-containing protein codes for MVSLRALHAFALLARHGRAAQAADDLGVSPSALSHLLRKLESELGATLVLRDGRGLTLTEEGKRLALGLGDAFERIETAVDSFRRRGRTELRISTVSTFATRWLIPRLPDFQAVQPDVELLLSATTRVIDLDRENYDCAIRLGTGDWPGIEANLLWREHLAVAMAPRLLRAEAETPQDGLKGLRLLHSASRRDDWPKWLVHAGLKHADASSGMVLESRDLAIQAAVAGMGAVVIDRRFVALELSAGHLVMPDWPVMQLDTGYWFVRSPARPLSRPVSGFRDWLFATASRDADAGGSARPAP; via the coding sequence ATGGTCTCCTTGCGTGCCCTTCATGCCTTTGCCCTCCTCGCCCGCCATGGCCGGGCGGCTCAGGCGGCGGACGACCTGGGGGTCTCGCCCTCGGCGCTGTCGCATCTCCTGCGCAAGCTGGAGAGCGAGCTGGGGGCGACGCTGGTGCTGCGCGACGGCCGGGGCCTGACGCTCACCGAGGAAGGCAAGCGTCTCGCCCTTGGCCTCGGCGATGCCTTCGAGCGCATCGAGACCGCCGTCGACAGCTTCCGCCGCCGGGGCAGGACCGAGCTGCGCATCTCCACCGTCTCCACCTTCGCCACCCGCTGGCTGATCCCGCGCCTGCCGGATTTCCAGGCGGTGCAGCCGGATGTGGAGCTGCTGCTGTCGGCCACGACCCGCGTCATTGATCTCGACCGCGAGAACTACGACTGCGCCATCCGCCTCGGCACCGGCGACTGGCCCGGCATCGAGGCCAACCTGCTGTGGCGGGAGCATCTGGCGGTGGCAATGGCGCCGCGGCTCCTGCGCGCGGAGGCGGAAACACCGCAGGACGGGCTGAAGGGGCTGCGTCTGCTGCACAGCGCCTCGCGGCGGGACGACTGGCCGAAGTGGCTGGTCCACGCCGGCCTGAAACACGCCGATGCCAGCTCGGGCATGGTGCTGGAAAGCCGCGACCTTGCCATCCAGGCGGCCGTGGCCGGCATGGGAGCGGTGGTCATCGACCGGCGCTTCGTGGCGCTCGAACTCTCCGCCGGACATCTGGTGATGCCGGACTGGCCGGTGATGCAACTCGACACGGGCTACTGGTTCGTCCGGTCGCCCGCCCGGCCGCTGAGCCGACCGGTGTCGGGGTTCCGCGACTGGCTGTTCGCCACGGCGAGCCGTGATGCGGACGCCGGCGGATCAGCCCGTCCGGCCCCATAG
- a CDS encoding DMT family transporter, translating into MDLWIPITLFAAFCQNLRSALQKHLKGRLGTTGATFVRFGYGFPFALLYVGVLHWGFGMALPVPGSDFAVAAVLGGLAQIGATFLLVHLFSLRNFAVGTAYSKTEPVQAALFGVLLLGEHVDLAAGTAIAVGVIGVIFISMARVPLTRRAVLASLAGRPALIGLASAALFGASAAFYRAASLALEGPGYLMQAAYALAAVTLFQTVTMALWMALREPDQLKASLVHWRQSVWVGLAGVAGSAGWFTAMTLQQVAYVRALAQVELVFTLAFSWFVFRERINGRELAGCVLIVAAILGLLWGRTG; encoded by the coding sequence ATGGACCTTTGGATCCCCATCACGCTGTTTGCCGCCTTCTGCCAGAACCTCCGCTCGGCCTTGCAGAAGCACCTGAAGGGTCGGCTCGGGACGACGGGCGCGACCTTTGTCCGGTTCGGCTACGGCTTTCCCTTCGCGCTTCTCTATGTCGGCGTGCTGCACTGGGGCTTCGGCATGGCGCTGCCGGTGCCGGGGTCGGACTTTGCGGTGGCGGCGGTGCTGGGCGGGCTGGCGCAGATCGGCGCGACCTTCCTGCTGGTGCACCTCTTCTCGTTACGCAACTTTGCCGTCGGCACGGCCTACAGCAAGACCGAGCCGGTGCAGGCGGCGCTGTTCGGCGTCTTGCTCCTCGGCGAGCATGTGGATCTTGCCGCCGGCACGGCCATCGCGGTCGGCGTGATCGGTGTCATCTTCATTTCCATGGCCCGGGTGCCGCTGACCCGTCGCGCGGTTCTTGCCTCGCTTGCGGGCCGGCCGGCGCTGATCGGGCTTGCCAGCGCGGCGCTGTTCGGCGCGTCCGCCGCCTTCTATCGCGCCGCGTCGCTGGCGCTCGAGGGGCCCGGCTACCTGATGCAGGCCGCCTATGCGCTGGCGGCGGTGACCCTGTTCCAGACCGTGACGATGGCACTCTGGATGGCCCTGCGCGAGCCGGACCAGCTCAAGGCCAGCCTGGTGCACTGGCGCCAGTCCGTCTGGGTGGGGCTGGCCGGCGTTGCCGGGTCTGCAGGCTGGTTCACGGCCATGACGCTGCAGCAGGTTGCCTATGTGCGGGCGCTGGCGCAGGTGGAGCTGGTGTTCACGCTGGCTTTCTCCTGGTTCGTCTTCCGGGAGCGGATCAACGGCCGCGAGCTGGCCGGCTGCGTGCTGATCGTGGCCGCGATCCTTGGCCTGCTATGGGGCCGGACGGGCTGA
- a CDS encoding methyltransferase domain-containing protein gives MLDLSPVSAQNSFRKKRIQSLARMIDDVIRDKGHCRIIDIGGVRGFWLVWRDELDFANMTVDCVNLFPETDPLPDDLPNVTMRLGNACDLADVADNAYDIAFSNSVIEHVGSWSNKRAFAREARRVAPSYAIQTPSFGFPVEPHARTPFLHWLPDPVRYRIHLAMTTGFYPKADTLDQAMASLEDARMLDLRQMRYLFPDAEIEKEKFFGLTKSFTAVRHGRNRV, from the coding sequence GTGCTCGATCTGTCGCCCGTTTCCGCGCAGAACAGCTTCCGCAAGAAGCGCATCCAGTCGCTGGCCCGCATGATTGACGACGTGATCCGCGACAAGGGCCATTGCCGCATCATCGACATCGGCGGCGTGCGCGGCTTCTGGCTGGTCTGGCGCGACGAGCTCGACTTCGCCAACATGACGGTCGACTGTGTCAACCTCTTCCCCGAGACCGATCCGCTGCCGGACGACCTGCCGAACGTCACCATGCGGCTCGGCAATGCCTGTGATCTCGCCGATGTCGCCGACAACGCGTATGACATCGCCTTTTCCAACTCCGTGATCGAACACGTCGGCTCCTGGAGCAACAAGCGTGCCTTTGCCCGCGAGGCGCGCCGGGTGGCCCCCTCCTATGCCATCCAGACGCCCAGCTTCGGCTTCCCCGTCGAGCCGCATGCCCGCACGCCGTTCCTGCACTGGTTGCCCGACCCGGTCCGCTATCGCATCCATCTGGCCATGACCACCGGCTTCTATCCCAAGGCCGACACGCTGGACCAGGCCATGGCCTCCCTCGAGGACGCCCGGATGCTTGACCTGCGCCAGATGCGTTACCTGTTCCCGGATGCCGAGATCGAGAAGGAAAAGTTCTTCGGTCTCACCAAGTCCTTCACGGCCGTCCGCCACGGCCGGAACCGGGTCTGA
- the truA gene encoding tRNA pseudouridine(38-40) synthase TruA yields MPRYKLTIEYDGRPFVGWQRQANGPSVQAVIERAVKAFCGDEVTIGGAGRTDTGVHATGQVAHVDLTRDWPAETVMGALNFHCLPDPVAIMACEKMHEGFDARFSAIRRAYRYRIINRVPPVTFERGLVWHVKPDLDAEAMHAAAQVFVGHHDFTTFRHSRCQAKSPEKTLEVFTVRREGHEVIAECASRSFLHNQVRSMVGTLRLVGEGRWTADDVRAALAARDRKACGPVAPPDGLYLTRVDYRPAEVDTAARAAWLSGGGSAGPGDQAGAEDDDGEGSGD; encoded by the coding sequence ATGCCCCGCTACAAGCTGACCATCGAGTATGACGGCCGTCCCTTCGTCGGCTGGCAGCGCCAGGCCAACGGGCCGTCCGTCCAGGCGGTGATCGAGCGGGCCGTGAAGGCCTTCTGCGGCGATGAGGTCACCATCGGCGGCGCAGGCCGCACCGACACGGGGGTGCATGCGACCGGTCAGGTCGCCCACGTCGACCTGACGCGCGACTGGCCGGCCGAGACGGTCATGGGAGCGCTCAACTTCCATTGTCTGCCGGATCCGGTGGCGATCATGGCCTGCGAGAAGATGCATGAGGGGTTCGATGCCCGCTTCTCCGCCATCCGCCGTGCCTACCGCTACCGCATCATCAACCGGGTTCCGCCGGTCACCTTCGAGCGCGGACTGGTCTGGCACGTCAAGCCGGATCTCGATGCCGAGGCGATGCACGCCGCCGCCCAGGTCTTCGTCGGCCACCACGACTTCACCACCTTCCGCCACTCGCGCTGCCAGGCGAAGAGCCCGGAAAAGACGCTGGAGGTCTTCACCGTCCGCCGGGAGGGGCACGAGGTCATCGCCGAATGCGCGTCGCGCTCGTTCCTGCACAACCAGGTCCGGTCGATGGTCGGCACGTTGCGGCTGGTGGGGGAGGGGCGCTGGACGGCTGACGACGTGCGCGCGGCCCTGGCGGCGCGCGACCGCAAGGCCTGCGGCCCCGTCGCGCCGCCTGACGGTCTCTATCTGACGCGGGTCGACTACCGCCCGGCCGAGGTCGACACCGCCGCCCGCGCCGCTTGGCTTTCGGGCGGCGGGTCGGCCGGCCCGGGGGATCAGGCGGGGGCCGAGGACGACGACGGCGAGGGCTCCGGCGACTGA
- a CDS encoding pyrimidine 5'-nucleotidase — MSGAPGSGEGRHAHTYDLRAFTGVEAWVFDLDNTLYPAHVNLFAQIDKRISEYIARLLSMDEATARIRQKEYYRDYGTTLRGLMMEHQIEPDDFLAYVHDIDYSPVQPDPKLGAAIAALPGRKFIFTNGDRPHAERTAAALGITDHFEDIFDIVAAGLMPKPNRESYELFLQKTGVAPARAAMFEDLTRNLLVPHKLGMRTVLIVPQGTREVFREAWEMEGQDAPHVDFATDDLGGFLEAVLGALKAG, encoded by the coding sequence GTGAGCGGCGCTCCCGGATCCGGCGAGGGCCGGCACGCCCACACCTACGACCTTCGCGCCTTCACCGGCGTGGAGGCCTGGGTGTTCGACCTCGACAACACGCTGTACCCGGCGCATGTCAACCTGTTCGCCCAGATCGACAAGCGCATCTCGGAGTATATCGCGAGGCTCCTGTCGATGGATGAGGCAACCGCGCGGATCCGCCAGAAGGAATATTACCGCGACTACGGCACGACGCTGCGCGGGCTCATGATGGAACATCAGATCGAGCCCGACGACTTCCTCGCCTATGTCCATGACATCGACTATTCGCCGGTGCAGCCGGACCCGAAGCTTGGCGCGGCGATTGCCGCCCTGCCCGGCCGCAAGTTCATCTTCACCAACGGCGACCGCCCCCATGCGGAACGGACCGCCGCGGCGCTCGGCATCACCGACCATTTCGAGGACATCTTCGACATCGTCGCTGCCGGCCTGATGCCCAAGCCGAACCGCGAGAGCTACGAGCTGTTCCTGCAGAAGACCGGCGTCGCGCCGGCCCGCGCGGCCATGTTCGAGGACCTCACCCGCAACCTGCTGGTGCCGCACAAGCTCGGCATGCGCACGGTGCTGATCGTGCCGCAGGGCACGCGCGAGGTGTTCCGCGAGGCCTGGGAGATGGAAGGGCAGGACGCGCCGCATGTGGATTTCGCCACCGATGATCTCGGCGGGTTCCTTGAGGCGGTGCTGGGAGCGCTGAAGGCCGGCTGA
- a CDS encoding DUF805 domain-containing protein: protein MQTNLPPANLTPGFVWLFLSPIGRLGRKPYWLGLLLLWIVVAIAANMWARSLPADADFATLQLSDFVSSNPLFPFLFLLVTVVELALVIKRLQDIGLPGLLALLAFVPVINVIGIFAVGFIPSSEGPNRYGPEPNSYFRRG from the coding sequence ATGCAGACCAACCTTCCCCCGGCCAATCTCACCCCCGGCTTTGTCTGGCTGTTCCTCAGCCCGATCGGGCGTCTCGGCCGCAAGCCCTACTGGCTCGGGCTGCTGCTGCTGTGGATCGTGGTCGCGATTGCCGCCAACATGTGGGCCCGCTCGCTGCCGGCCGACGCGGATTTCGCCACGCTGCAACTGTCCGATTTCGTCAGCTCCAACCCGCTGTTCCCGTTCCTCTTTCTGCTGGTGACCGTGGTCGAGCTGGCACTGGTCATCAAGCGGCTGCAGGACATCGGCCTGCCGGGTCTTCTGGCGCTGCTCGCCTTTGTTCCGGTGATCAACGTCATCGGCATCTTCGCGGTCGGCTTCATTCCGAGTTCCGAAGGACCGAACCGCTACGGACCGGAGCCGAACAGCTATTTCCGTCGCGGCTAG